The Cellulomonas sp. S1-8 genome has a window encoding:
- a CDS encoding phosphoribosylaminoimidazolesuccinocarboxamide synthase gives MNDAPSPVPPLPGWRHVYSGKVRDLYEPDGSVVGVALRDRHGDVVLVVASDRVSAYDHVLSTPIPDKGAVLTALSLWWFEQLADLVPNHVVTTDVPVAVAGRAMVCRRLEMIPVECVARGYLTGSGLAEYRNAGEVTGIELPAGLVDGSRLPEPIFTPATKAALGEHDENVRFSVVVDTVGPAVAEQLRDLTLAVYARAEAVARERGVILADTKLEFGTDPATGDLTLGDEVLTPDSSRFWPADAWEPGRAQPSFDKQFVRDWLTSPASGWDRASDVPPPPLPPDVVARTRDRYLEAYERLTGRALDL, from the coding sequence GTGAACGACGCACCCTCCCCGGTCCCCCCGCTGCCCGGTTGGCGGCACGTCTACTCCGGCAAGGTCCGCGACCTGTACGAGCCCGACGGCTCGGTCGTGGGTGTCGCGCTGCGCGACCGGCACGGTGACGTCGTGCTCGTCGTCGCCTCGGACCGGGTGTCGGCGTACGACCACGTCCTGAGCACGCCGATCCCGGACAAGGGTGCGGTGCTCACGGCGTTGAGCCTGTGGTGGTTCGAGCAGCTCGCCGACCTGGTCCCGAACCACGTCGTGACGACCGACGTGCCCGTCGCCGTCGCCGGGCGCGCGATGGTGTGCCGGCGCCTGGAGATGATCCCCGTGGAGTGCGTCGCGCGCGGGTACCTCACGGGGTCGGGCCTCGCGGAGTACCGCAACGCGGGCGAGGTCACGGGGATCGAGCTGCCCGCCGGGCTGGTCGACGGGTCGCGGCTGCCGGAGCCGATCTTCACGCCCGCGACGAAGGCCGCGCTGGGGGAGCACGACGAGAACGTGCGGTTCTCGGTGGTCGTCGACACCGTCGGTCCCGCCGTCGCCGAGCAGCTGCGGGACCTGACGCTGGCCGTGTACGCGCGCGCCGAGGCCGTGGCGCGCGAGCGCGGCGTGATCCTCGCGGACACCAAGCTCGAGTTCGGCACCGACCCGGCGACCGGCGACCTCACGCTGGGGGACGAGGTCCTGACGCCGGACTCGTCGCGCTTCTGGCCCGCGGACGCGTGGGAGCCGGGGCGGGCGCAGCCGAGCTTCGACAAGCAGTTCGTCCGGGACTGGCTGACGTCGCCGGCGTCGGGGTGGGACCGCGCGTCCGACGTGCCCCCGCCGCCGCTGCCCCCCGACGTCGTGGCGCGCACCCGCGACCGCTACCTCGAGGCGTACGAGCGGCTGACGGGACGCGCGCTCGACCTGTGA
- a CDS encoding fibronectin type III domain-containing protein gives MHNRLTGRRGLRGRAALVLVLALAATLAPTAAHAEPGGTTRATAVVLPVSALDGQFTGSNAHISTPSGTNGQVWNNVAWYSVTPTEDVRLYVRATSPEWDNTLELWSGDTFITHNDDSYGLDAALLLDLTAGTTYQLGLGGYSSNSRGSVTMQLATRVPSAPTDLTATAGDGSVVLEWSAPTDAAGGITRYTVYCTLPESAEQVCTETYGTPPGTSTTITGLTNGQSVAFRVVAVNLVGVSESSATVSAVPRATTTTTVTVDPADLVAGQTFDVHVTVGASSGTAEGTVDVTVGGTTYPGLALVAGSATVQGLVASGGPLTASAVYAGTATVGESTGSVDVTVARRAHTVTLSALPVDLTYGDPSFTVTGTSSLGLPLTYTAAGACAVEGDVVRLVAAGTCEVTASHPGDGDTEPAAQTLTTEVVARTQVITMAELPPLVYGTSVPVPAAESSVGLPVTLTVTGPCQIEDGMLIPTDVGPCTVVAFQDGDPGTSAGESVERTGVIAQRADVVTLGELPALRLGQPEPAPDASSQHGLPVVLEVSGACTLTDGYLTAVRVGACVITASTAGDRHTLPASARVTIGTTAPAPGLEPMIAAVLEDPSAGASVFTVGQGLLPGSEVTLVLGSEPRLLATAVVEADGSVLAAGVLPADLEVGEHELVAYGTAADGSPARAALTFELAADGTFLAIGDARVVAGPVPAIPVPATPVPATPVPAAPVVAAAPAAASATTLAVTGTPAASGAALAAVWLVLGTALVLVSRRRTARA, from the coding sequence ATGCACAACCGCCTGACCGGACGGCGTGGCCTGCGTGGCCGCGCAGCCCTTGTCCTGGTGCTCGCGCTCGCCGCGACCCTCGCGCCCACCGCGGCACACGCGGAACCGGGCGGTACGACGCGCGCCACGGCCGTGGTGCTGCCGGTGTCCGCGCTCGACGGGCAGTTCACGGGGAGCAACGCGCACATCTCGACGCCCTCGGGGACCAACGGTCAGGTCTGGAACAACGTCGCCTGGTACTCCGTGACGCCGACGGAGGACGTGCGGCTGTACGTCCGTGCGACCTCGCCCGAGTGGGACAACACCCTCGAGCTGTGGTCCGGCGACACGTTCATCACGCACAACGACGACTCGTACGGCCTCGACGCGGCCCTGCTGCTGGACCTCACGGCCGGCACGACCTACCAGCTCGGCCTGGGGGGCTACAGCTCCAACAGCCGGGGCTCGGTGACGATGCAGCTCGCCACCCGCGTCCCCTCGGCACCCACCGACCTGACGGCCACGGCCGGCGACGGCTCGGTCGTCCTCGAATGGTCGGCGCCCACCGACGCGGCCGGCGGGATCACGCGCTACACCGTGTACTGCACGCTCCCCGAGAGTGCCGAGCAGGTCTGCACGGAGACCTACGGCACGCCCCCGGGAACGTCCACGACGATCACGGGCCTGACGAACGGGCAGTCCGTCGCCTTCCGCGTCGTGGCGGTCAACCTGGTCGGCGTGTCGGAGTCGTCGGCGACGGTCAGCGCCGTCCCGCGCGCGACCACGACGACGACCGTCACCGTCGACCCGGCCGACCTCGTGGCCGGCCAGACGTTCGACGTGCACGTCACGGTCGGCGCGAGCAGCGGCACCGCCGAGGGCACGGTCGACGTGACCGTCGGCGGCACGACGTACCCCGGCCTGGCGCTGGTCGCCGGTAGCGCGACCGTCCAGGGTCTCGTCGCGTCGGGTGGGCCGCTCACCGCCTCGGCCGTCTACGCCGGCACCGCGACCGTGGGCGAGTCCACGGGCTCCGTCGACGTCACGGTGGCGCGCCGCGCGCACACCGTCACCCTCAGCGCCCTGCCGGTCGACCTGACGTACGGCGACCCCTCGTTCACCGTCACCGGGACGTCGAGCCTCGGCCTGCCGCTGACGTACACGGCCGCCGGTGCGTGCGCCGTCGAGGGCGACGTCGTCCGCCTCGTCGCCGCGGGCACCTGCGAGGTCACCGCGTCCCACCCGGGCGACGGTGACACCGAGCCCGCCGCGCAGACCCTCACCACCGAGGTCGTCGCGCGCACCCAGGTCATCACGATGGCCGAGCTGCCGCCGCTGGTCTACGGCACCTCGGTCCCGGTCCCTGCTGCCGAGTCGAGCGTCGGGCTCCCCGTCACCCTCACGGTCACGGGCCCGTGCCAGATCGAGGACGGGATGCTCATCCCGACCGATGTCGGTCCGTGCACGGTGGTCGCGTTCCAGGACGGCGACCCGGGCACGTCCGCCGGGGAGTCGGTGGAGCGCACCGGCGTGATCGCGCAGCGTGCGGACGTCGTCACGCTCGGCGAGCTGCCGGCCCTGCGGCTCGGGCAGCCGGAGCCGGCTCCCGACGCGTCGTCGCAGCACGGCCTGCCGGTCGTCCTCGAGGTGTCGGGCGCATGCACCCTGACCGACGGGTACCTCACCGCCGTGCGGGTCGGCGCGTGCGTCATCACCGCGAGCACCGCCGGTGACCGGCACACGCTGCCCGCCTCGGCGCGCGTGACGATCGGGACGACCGCGCCCGCGCCGGGGCTCGAGCCCATGATCGCGGCGGTCCTCGAGGACCCGTCCGCCGGTGCGTCCGTCTTCACCGTCGGCCAGGGCCTGCTCCCGGGGTCCGAGGTGACGCTCGTCCTCGGCTCGGAGCCCCGCCTGCTCGCGACGGCCGTCGTCGAGGCCGACGGGTCGGTCCTCGCCGCGGGCGTGCTGCCCGCGGACCTGGAGGTCGGGGAGCACGAGCTCGTCGCGTACGGCACCGCCGCCGACGGGTCGCCTGCGCGCGCCGCGCTGACGTTCGAGCTCGCCGCGGACGGGACGTTCCTCGCGATCGGCGACGCCCGCGTGGTGGCGGGCCCGGTCCCGGCGATCCCCGTCCCCGCGACCCCGGTCCCCGCGACCCCGGTCCCGGCGGCGCCGGTCGTGGCTGCGGCTCCGGCCGCGGCGTCGGCGACGACGCTGGCGGTCACCGGTACACCGGCTGCGTCCGGTGCTGCCCTCGCAGCCGTGTGGCTCGTGCTGGGCACCGCGCTCGTCCTGGTGTCGCGCCGACGCACCGCCCGGGCCTGA
- the purD gene encoding phosphoribosylamine--glycine ligase has protein sequence MEILVVGTGAREHALARTLCLDPAVTAVHVAPGNPGIAQRATLHAVDPLDGPAVAALATSLGVDLVVVGPEAPLVAGVADAVRAAGVPVFGPSAQAARLEGSKSFAKEVMAAAGVPTAAARVATTLDEVAAALDEFGAPHVVKEDGLAAGKGVVVTDDRDAALAHAAACLAKEGGRVVVEEFLDGPEVSLFVLCDGTDVVPLVPAQDFKRALDDDQGPNTGGMGAYSPLPWAPAGLVDEVVETVARPTVAEMARRGTPFVGVLYCGLALTSRGMRVVEFNARFGDPETQVVLARLATPLSGVLLAAAQGRLADVEPLHWRADAAVTVVVASHGYPGQVRTGDPITGLDAAETVPGVHVLHAGTAVRTTGDDPENPLNAPLLVSDGGRVLSVVGVGETLAAARRAAYVAVDQVNLAGSHHRTDIALAASRG, from the coding sequence GTGGAGATCCTCGTCGTCGGCACCGGTGCCCGTGAGCACGCCCTCGCCCGCACGCTGTGCCTCGACCCGGCCGTGACCGCGGTCCACGTGGCGCCCGGCAACCCGGGGATCGCGCAGCGCGCGACGCTGCACGCCGTGGACCCGCTCGACGGTCCCGCGGTCGCGGCGCTCGCGACGTCGCTGGGGGTCGACCTCGTGGTCGTCGGCCCGGAGGCGCCGCTCGTCGCGGGCGTCGCGGACGCCGTGCGCGCCGCGGGCGTCCCGGTGTTTGGCCCGTCGGCGCAGGCCGCGCGCCTCGAGGGGTCGAAGTCGTTCGCCAAGGAGGTCATGGCCGCGGCGGGCGTCCCGACGGCGGCCGCGCGCGTCGCGACGACGCTCGACGAGGTCGCCGCCGCGCTCGACGAGTTCGGTGCGCCGCACGTCGTCAAGGAGGACGGGCTGGCCGCGGGCAAGGGTGTCGTCGTGACCGACGACCGGGACGCCGCGCTCGCGCACGCGGCGGCGTGCCTGGCCAAGGAGGGCGGCCGCGTCGTCGTCGAGGAGTTCCTCGACGGCCCCGAGGTCTCGCTGTTCGTGCTGTGCGACGGGACGGACGTCGTGCCGCTGGTGCCCGCGCAGGACTTCAAGCGCGCGCTGGACGACGACCAGGGGCCCAACACCGGCGGCATGGGCGCGTACTCGCCGCTGCCGTGGGCGCCCGCGGGGCTGGTCGACGAGGTCGTCGAGACGGTCGCGCGCCCCACGGTCGCCGAGATGGCGCGCCGGGGCACGCCGTTCGTCGGCGTCCTGTACTGCGGGCTGGCGCTGACCAGCCGCGGCATGCGGGTCGTGGAGTTCAACGCGCGGTTCGGCGACCCCGAGACGCAGGTCGTGCTCGCCCGCCTGGCCACGCCCCTGTCGGGCGTCCTGCTGGCCGCGGCGCAGGGTCGGCTGGCGGACGTCGAGCCGCTGCACTGGCGCGCGGACGCGGCCGTCACGGTCGTCGTGGCGTCGCACGGGTACCCCGGGCAGGTCCGCACGGGTGACCCGATCACGGGCCTCGACGCCGCGGAGACGGTCCCCGGCGTGCACGTCCTGCACGCGGGCACGGCGGTGCGCACGACGGGCGACGACCCCGAGAACCCGCTCAACGCCCCGCTGCTGGTCTCCGACGGCGGACGGGTGCTGTCGGTGGTCGGCGTGGGGGAGACCCTGGCCGCGGCGCGCCGGGCCGCGTACGTCGCAGTCGACCAGGTGAACCTGGCGGGCTCGCACCACCGCACCGACATCGCGCTGGCGGCAAGCCGGGGCTGA
- a CDS encoding adenylosuccinate synthase, with product MPAVVVLGAQWGDEGKGKATDQLGDRTDVVVKFNGGNNAGHTVVIEGEKYALHLLPSGILTPGVVPVIANGVVIDIEVLFEEIDALEARGVDTSRLLVSSAAHVIAPYNRTMDKIAERFLGKRRIGTTGRGIGPTYADKINRIGIRVQDLFDEGILRQKVEGALDQKNHLLVKVYNRRAITVEETLEDLLRHAERLRPFVADTPQYLNRALDEGKTLVFEAGQATMLDVDHGTYPFVTSSACTAGGACTGSGVGPTRIDRVVAVAKAYTTRVGEGPFPTELLDDDGEWLRQTGGEFGTTTGRPRRTGWYDAVVVRYSSMVNGLTDLVVTKLDVLTGRDRIPVCVAYDVDGRRVTDMPIDQSDFHHARPVYEYLDGWSEDITGARDVDDLPKAAQRYLQFLEDVSGTRISSVGVGPGREATIIRHELTV from the coding sequence ATGCCGGCCGTCGTGGTGCTCGGTGCGCAGTGGGGCGACGAGGGCAAGGGGAAGGCGACCGACCAGCTCGGTGACCGCACCGACGTCGTCGTCAAGTTCAACGGCGGCAACAACGCCGGCCACACGGTGGTCATCGAGGGCGAGAAGTACGCCCTGCACCTGCTGCCGTCGGGCATCCTCACGCCGGGCGTCGTGCCGGTGATCGCCAACGGCGTCGTCATCGACATCGAGGTGCTGTTCGAGGAGATCGACGCGCTCGAGGCGCGCGGCGTGGACACGTCCCGCCTGCTGGTGTCGTCGGCCGCGCACGTCATCGCGCCGTACAACCGCACGATGGACAAGATCGCCGAGCGCTTCCTCGGCAAGCGCCGCATCGGCACGACGGGCCGCGGCATCGGCCCGACGTACGCCGACAAGATCAACCGCATCGGCATCCGCGTCCAGGACCTGTTCGACGAGGGCATCCTGCGGCAGAAGGTCGAGGGCGCCCTCGACCAGAAGAACCACCTGCTGGTGAAGGTCTACAACCGGCGCGCGATCACGGTCGAGGAGACCCTCGAGGACCTGCTGCGCCACGCCGAGCGGCTGCGCCCGTTCGTCGCCGACACCCCGCAGTACCTCAACCGCGCGCTCGACGAGGGCAAGACCCTGGTGTTCGAGGCCGGCCAGGCGACCATGCTCGACGTCGACCACGGCACGTACCCGTTCGTCACGTCGTCCGCGTGCACCGCGGGCGGCGCGTGCACCGGCTCGGGCGTCGGGCCGACGCGCATCGACCGCGTCGTCGCGGTCGCCAAGGCGTACACGACGCGCGTGGGCGAGGGGCCGTTCCCGACCGAGCTGCTCGACGACGACGGCGAGTGGCTGCGCCAGACCGGCGGCGAGTTCGGCACCACCACGGGCCGTCCGCGCCGCACCGGCTGGTACGACGCGGTCGTCGTGCGGTACTCCTCGATGGTGAACGGCCTGACGGACCTCGTCGTCACCAAGCTCGACGTGCTGACGGGCCGCGACCGGATCCCCGTGTGCGTCGCGTACGACGTCGACGGCCGCCGCGTCACCGACATGCCGATCGACCAGAGCGACTTCCACCACGCCCGCCCGGTCTACGAGTACCTCGACGGGTGGTCGGAGGACATCACGGGCGCACGTGACGTCGACGACCTGCCGAAGGCCGCCCAGCGGTACCTGCAGTTCCTCGAGGACGTGTCGGGGACGCGGATCTCGTCGGTCGGCGTCGGCCCGGGCCGCGAGGCGACGATCATCCGGCACGAGCTGACCGTCTGA
- a CDS encoding DUF3151 domain-containing protein — protein MTHENLLDGPAPTLLPADGPDGAARAALAGGADPRDAVSAAPASSLVWALLAERVADPVTSYAFARTGYHRGLDALRGAGWRGRGPVPVAHEPNQGFLRALLALATAADAIGEPAEGERCRQLLRDCGTSADEVAALR, from the coding sequence ATGACCCACGAGAACCTGCTCGACGGCCCCGCGCCCACCCTGCTGCCCGCCGACGGGCCCGACGGGGCCGCACGCGCCGCGCTGGCGGGCGGCGCCGACCCGCGCGACGCGGTGTCGGCCGCGCCGGCGTCGTCGCTGGTGTGGGCGCTGCTCGCGGAGCGGGTCGCCGACCCCGTCACGTCGTACGCGTTCGCGCGCACCGGCTACCACCGGGGCCTGGACGCGCTGCGCGGTGCGGGCTGGCGCGGCCGCGGCCCGGTGCCGGTCGCGCACGAGCCGAACCAGGGGTTCCTGCGGGCGCTGCTCGCGCTGGCGACGGCGGCCGACGCGATCGGCGAGCCGGCCGAGGGGGAGCGGTGCCGCCAGCTCCTGCGGGACTGCGGCACGTCCGCCGACGAGGTCGCGGCGCTGCGCTGA
- a CDS encoding STAS domain-containing protein: MIEISTSSTTTTLLVAGDLDLAERDQFPEVTARVVGLRRQLLVIDMCRVTFMDSTGAAFLISLADAGRRRGGATVLRGAADRDLFVLEICGALELFRIDPDHRCELGAESPHGSQDAPAPA, translated from the coding sequence ATGATCGAGATCTCGACGTCGTCCACCACCACGACGCTGCTCGTCGCGGGGGATCTCGACCTGGCCGAGCGTGACCAGTTCCCCGAGGTGACCGCCCGGGTCGTGGGGCTGCGTCGCCAGCTGCTGGTCATCGACATGTGCCGCGTCACGTTCATGGACTCCACCGGTGCCGCGTTCCTCATCTCGCTGGCCGACGCGGGCCGTCGTCGCGGCGGGGCGACCGTGCTGCGGGGCGCGGCCGACCGCGACCTGTTCGTCCTGGAGATCTGCGGTGCGCTCGAGCTGTTCCGCATCGACCCCGACCACCGCTGCGAGCTGGGCGCCGAGTCGCCCCACGGCTCGCAGGACGCGCCCGCGCCGGCCTGA
- a CDS encoding SpoIIE family protein phosphatase: MGHGVLEAALGATQVPVALLRTTRSHLRVTWVNDALARAVGYDARDVVGVDVLGDPHVLPSDPDAARDVGDGPTSHPVVLRRADGVQVRCVAHVAPVPVGPGVPPGTLVAAVHDLTAELAASAEQAAIAAEERRERRSLSLIARVSNLLTDVDEPQGLREIADLLESEVVDRAQFFLFDNGLWAADGLQPYRGAAGRHQEPVGRMLSRCPLDPVGQLLSGARDAAVELDLGADHPEGTYARWLARRLGPDVGDADPRVVVQPVPGRRRTVGLLVVRPPGGGGLAGFGAAQRTVVDIVARRVGLSVDNVRLYDREHRLADTLQRAMLPEQAEVDGLDVWTYYSPSADDAQVGGDWYDVLQIDPQTVSVVIGDVVGHDVEAAATMGQLRSVVRSYAFDITTPGPVLDRVDQLFGGMRIPRAASMVYSALRRDDAGGWLLQFTRAGHLPLLHVRDGHAQQLRGTGGRLVGYGSGGRVTDEFALEPGDVVVYYTDGLVERRDRDLRDGLTVLETVAAGVTARDAAGIGEDLLSRLADHPEDDVAVVVVRVPVVDDQLAGAVSPRRRRWALPSEPASIGRARHAVLRTCEAWEIEDASNAELVVSELVANAVLHGWGHVALQLHDTGDGLRIEVEDANPTPPVTTDGHPGRVGGFGMQIVERLADWGWRQSRDGKVVWAKVRPGALPATRQT; encoded by the coding sequence GTGGGTCACGGCGTCCTCGAGGCGGCTCTGGGCGCGACCCAGGTCCCCGTCGCGCTGCTGCGCACCACCCGCTCGCACCTGCGGGTCACCTGGGTGAACGACGCCCTCGCGCGGGCCGTGGGGTACGACGCGCGCGACGTCGTCGGCGTCGACGTGCTCGGCGACCCGCACGTGCTGCCGTCGGACCCGGACGCCGCCCGGGACGTCGGGGACGGGCCGACCTCCCACCCGGTGGTGCTGCGCCGCGCGGACGGCGTGCAGGTGCGGTGCGTCGCCCACGTGGCACCCGTCCCCGTGGGCCCCGGTGTCCCGCCGGGCACGCTCGTCGCCGCCGTGCACGACCTCACGGCCGAGCTGGCGGCGTCCGCGGAGCAGGCGGCGATCGCCGCCGAGGAACGTCGCGAACGCCGCAGCCTGTCCCTGATCGCGCGCGTCTCGAACCTGCTGACCGACGTCGACGAGCCTCAGGGCTTGCGCGAGATCGCCGATCTGCTGGAGTCCGAGGTCGTCGACCGGGCGCAGTTCTTCCTGTTCGACAACGGGCTGTGGGCCGCCGACGGCCTCCAGCCGTACCGCGGCGCCGCGGGCCGGCACCAGGAGCCCGTCGGCCGCATGCTGTCGCGCTGCCCGCTCGACCCGGTGGGGCAGCTCCTGTCGGGTGCGCGCGACGCCGCGGTCGAGCTCGACCTGGGGGCCGACCACCCCGAGGGCACGTACGCCCGGTGGCTCGCCCGGCGGCTCGGACCCGACGTGGGCGACGCCGACCCGCGGGTCGTCGTGCAGCCGGTCCCGGGGCGTCGGCGCACCGTCGGGCTGCTCGTCGTGCGGCCGCCGGGCGGCGGTGGCCTGGCCGGGTTCGGCGCCGCGCAGCGCACCGTCGTCGACATCGTCGCGCGGCGCGTCGGGCTGTCCGTCGACAACGTCCGGCTCTACGACCGCGAGCACCGCCTGGCCGACACGCTGCAGCGCGCGATGCTCCCCGAGCAGGCCGAGGTCGACGGCCTCGACGTGTGGACGTACTACTCGCCCAGCGCCGACGACGCCCAGGTGGGCGGGGACTGGTACGACGTCCTGCAGATCGACCCGCAGACCGTGAGCGTCGTCATCGGTGACGTCGTGGGCCACGACGTCGAGGCGGCCGCGACGATGGGCCAGCTGCGCTCCGTCGTGCGGTCCTACGCGTTCGACATCACGACACCGGGGCCCGTGCTCGACCGGGTCGACCAGCTCTTCGGCGGCATGCGCATCCCGCGCGCCGCGAGCATGGTCTACTCCGCGCTCCGGCGCGACGACGCGGGCGGGTGGCTCCTGCAGTTCACGCGGGCGGGGCACCTGCCGCTGCTGCACGTCCGCGACGGGCACGCCCAGCAGCTGCGCGGCACGGGCGGGCGGCTCGTCGGGTACGGCAGCGGGGGGCGGGTGACCGACGAGTTCGCGCTCGAGCCCGGCGACGTCGTCGTCTACTACACCGACGGCCTGGTCGAGCGTCGGGACCGCGACCTGCGCGACGGGCTGACCGTCCTGGAGACCGTCGCCGCCGGCGTGACCGCCCGCGACGCGGCCGGCATCGGCGAGGACCTGCTCTCGCGGCTCGCGGACCACCCCGAGGACGACGTCGCCGTCGTCGTGGTGCGGGTGCCGGTGGTCGACGACCAGCTGGCCGGGGCCGTCAGCCCGCGGCGGCGGCGCTGGGCGCTGCCCAGCGAGCCCGCGTCGATCGGGCGGGCGCGCCACGCCGTGCTGCGCACGTGCGAGGCGTGGGAGATCGAGGACGCGTCGAATGCCGAGCTGGTGGTCTCCGAGCTCGTCGCCAACGCCGTGCTGCACGGCTGGGGGCACGTCGCGCTGCAGCTCCACGACACGGGTGACGGCCTGCGCATCGAGGTCGAGGACGCCAACCCGACGCCGCCGGTCACGACCGACGGGCACCCGGGCCGGGTCGGCGGGTTCGGCATGCAGATCGTCGAGCGGCTCGCCGACTGGGGGTGGCGGCAGTCGCGCGACGGCAAGGTGGTGTGGGCGAAGGTGCGTCCGGGCGCGCTGCCGGCCACGCGGCAGACGTAG
- a CDS encoding STAS domain-containing protein, with translation MRDGNSPSADEDAATSDAAASTVAGEPGAVQVIVGTDRTRIVLSGEVDADLGPELQEATAEAEQRGLPIEVDAHHVTFMDSSGVAFLARLSIRSEHRVRLLRVPPTVRFLLEVTRIGELLDVVDDDNGEPFEPVEPTA, from the coding sequence GTGCGAGACGGTAACAGCCCTTCCGCCGACGAGGACGCCGCCACGTCGGATGCGGCAGCCTCGACGGTCGCCGGCGAGCCCGGCGCCGTGCAGGTGATCGTCGGGACCGACCGTACCCGGATCGTGCTCTCGGGAGAGGTCGACGCCGACCTCGGCCCGGAGCTGCAGGAGGCCACCGCGGAGGCCGAGCAGCGCGGTCTGCCGATCGAGGTCGACGCGCACCACGTGACGTTCATGGACTCGTCGGGCGTGGCGTTCCTCGCCCGGCTGTCCATCCGCAGCGAGCACCGCGTCCGCCTGCTGCGCGTGCCGCCGACCGTGCGGTTCCTCCTCGAGGTCACCCGCATCGGCGAGCTGCTGGACGTCGTCGACGACGACAACGGTGAACCGTTCGAGCCGGTCGAGCCGACGGCCTGA
- the fbaA gene encoding class II fructose-bisphosphate aldolase, with protein MPIATPEVYAEMIDRAKAGSFAYPAVNITSSQTVTAAIQGFAEAESDGIIQVSVGGAEYASGSTIKNRVSGTLALAAYATEVAKHYGVTIALHTDHCVKKNLDSWVRPLLELEAEQVKRGENPTFQSHMFDGSDIPLDENLVIAAQLLEMSQAARTILEIEVGVVGGEEDGHEAEINEKLYTTAEDGLATVRALGAGEKGRYLTALTFGNVHGVYKPGAVKLRPSILADIQKAVGTEIGKQNPFDLVFHGGSGSTAAEIAEAVDNGVIKMNIDTDTQYAFTRPVVSHMFTNYDGVLKIDGEVGNKKAYDPRAWGKLAEAGMAARIVEACQQLRSAGTRIA; from the coding sequence ATGCCCATCGCCACCCCCGAGGTCTACGCCGAGATGATCGACCGGGCGAAGGCCGGCTCGTTCGCCTACCCCGCGGTGAACATCACGTCGTCCCAGACCGTCACCGCCGCCATCCAGGGCTTCGCGGAGGCCGAGTCGGACGGCATCATCCAGGTCTCCGTCGGCGGCGCCGAGTACGCGTCGGGCTCGACGATCAAGAACCGCGTCAGCGGCACGCTCGCCCTCGCGGCGTACGCGACCGAGGTCGCCAAGCACTACGGCGTGACGATCGCCCTGCACACCGACCACTGCGTCAAGAAGAACCTCGACTCGTGGGTCCGCCCGCTGCTCGAGCTCGAGGCGGAGCAGGTCAAGCGCGGCGAGAACCCGACGTTCCAGTCGCACATGTTCGACGGCTCGGACATCCCGCTCGACGAGAACCTGGTCATCGCGGCGCAGCTGCTCGAGATGTCGCAGGCCGCCCGCACGATCCTCGAGATCGAGGTCGGCGTCGTCGGTGGCGAGGAGGACGGCCACGAGGCCGAGATCAACGAGAAGCTCTACACGACGGCCGAGGACGGCCTGGCCACGGTCCGCGCGCTCGGCGCCGGCGAGAAGGGCCGCTACCTGACGGCCCTGACGTTCGGCAACGTGCACGGCGTGTACAAGCCTGGTGCGGTCAAGCTGCGCCCGTCGATCCTCGCGGACATCCAGAAGGCCGTCGGCACCGAGATCGGCAAGCAGAACCCGTTCGACCTGGTCTTCCACGGTGGCTCGGGCTCGACGGCCGCCGAGATCGCCGAGGCGGTCGACAACGGCGTCATCAAGATGAACATCGACACCGACACGCAGTACGCGTTCACGCGTCCCGTCGTGTCGCACATGTTCACCAACTACGACGGCGTGCTGAAGATCGACGGCGAGGTCGGCAACAAGAAGGCCTACGACCCGCGCGCCTGGGGCAAGCTCGCCGAGGCGGGCATGGCCGCGCGCATCGTCGAGGCGTGCCAGCAGCTGCGGTCGGCAGGCACCAGGATCGCCTGA
- a CDS encoding TrmH family RNA methyltransferase yields the protein MTDEIGAHDVHEVGVGPWPGGPDAWPDDPRYDRELLAHGDRRNVVDAYRYWTVEAVVADLDTRRHPFHVAIENWAHDLNIGSVVRTANAFNAVGVHVVGRRRWNRRGAMVTDRYLHVHHHPDAAALATWAAGAGPDGTRLPVVGIDNLPGSVAIEGYALPRACVLLLGQESTGLTPQAQDACDVVLHITQHGSTRSLNAGAAAAIAMHTWLLQHAPR from the coding sequence GTGACGGACGAGATCGGCGCGCACGACGTGCACGAGGTCGGCGTCGGGCCGTGGCCCGGCGGCCCCGACGCCTGGCCCGACGACCCGCGGTACGACCGGGAGCTGCTCGCGCACGGCGACCGGCGCAACGTCGTCGACGCCTACCGGTACTGGACGGTCGAGGCGGTCGTCGCGGACCTCGACACCCGGCGGCACCCGTTCCACGTCGCGATCGAGAACTGGGCGCACGACCTCAACATCGGGTCGGTCGTCCGGACCGCCAACGCGTTCAACGCCGTCGGCGTGCACGTCGTGGGGCGCCGCCGCTGGAACCGACGCGGGGCGATGGTGACCGACCGCTACCTGCACGTGCACCACCACCCCGACGCTGCGGCGCTCGCGACGTGGGCCGCCGGCGCGGGTCCCGACGGCACCCGCCTGCCGGTCGTCGGCATCGACAACCTGCCCGGCTCCGTCGCGATCGAGGGGTACGCGCTGCCACGCGCGTGCGTGCTGCTGCTCGGCCAGGAGTCGACGGGCCTGACCCCGCAGGCGCAGGACGCGTGCGACGTCGTCCTGCACATCACCCAGCACGGCAGCACGCGCTCGCTCAACGCGGGCGCGGCCGCGGCGATCGCCATGCACACGTGGTTGCTCCAGCACGCCCCCCGCTGA